A region from the Bubalus kerabau isolate K-KA32 ecotype Philippines breed swamp buffalo chromosome 23, PCC_UOA_SB_1v2, whole genome shotgun sequence genome encodes:
- the CHP2 gene encoding calcineurin B homologous protein 2 isoform X2 — protein sequence MKPPVVRARPADPGTLGPAFHSPGSLVGGKERRGSGAWLPAKAAAFVPGATRRPRLGGGRGGQRSGGSSAMGSRSSHAARIPDVDSLRQETGFSQSSLRRLYDRFNALDRTGKGYLSRMDLQQIGALAVNPLGDRIIDSFFPDGSLRLDFPGFVRVLAHFRPVDEEDDGNRDPKEPEPLNSRMNKLRFAFQLYDLDRDGKISRHEMLQALRLMVGVQVTEEQLESIADRTVQEADEDGDGALSFLEFAKSLEKMNIEQKMSIRILK from the exons ATGAAACCGCCTGTTGTTCGCGCCCGCCCTGCTGACCCCGGCACCCTGGGCCCGGCTTTCCATTCGCCCGGGTCGCTGGTGGGAGGCAAGGAACGCCGGGGTTCAGGAGCCTGGCTCCCCGCCAAGGCTGCGGCCTTCGTCCCCGGGGCCACAAGGCGGCCGCGCCTGGGCGGCGGGCGGGGAGGACAGCGGTCCGGCGGCAGCTCGGCCATGGGCTCCCGCAGCTCCCACGCCGCCAGGATCCCCGACGTGGACAGCCTCCGGCAGGAGACCGGCT TCTCGCAGTCCAGTCTGCGCCGCCTCTACGACCGATTCAACGCTCTGGATAGGACCGGCAAGGGCTACCTGAG CCGCATGGATCTGCAGCAGATCGGGGCGCTGGCCGTGAACCCCCTGGGCGACCGCATTATAGACAGCTTCTTCCCAGACGG GAGTCTGCGACTGGACTTTCCAGGCTTTGTCAGAGTCCTGGCTCATTTTCGACCTGTGGATGAAGAGGACGATGGAAACCGGGACCCCAAGGAACCCGAGCCCCTCAACAGCAGAATGAACAAACTTCGCT TTGCCTTTCAGCTCTACGACTTGGATCGAGATGGAAAGATCTCCAGGCATGAGATGCTGCAG GCACTCCGACTGATGGTTGGAGTACAGGTGACAGAAGAGCAGCTGGAGAGCATCGCCGACCGCACGGTGCAGGAAGCGGATGAAGATGgggatggagctctgtccttCCTGGAGTTTGCCAAG TCCTTAGAAAAGATGAACATTGAACAGAAAATGAGCATCCGGATTCTGAAGTGA
- the CHP2 gene encoding calcineurin B homologous protein 2 isoform X1, which translates to MKPPVVRARPADPGTLGPAFHSPGSLVGGKERRGSGAWLPAKAAAFVPGATRRPRLGGGRGGQRSGGSSAMGSRSSHAARIPDVDSLRQETGFSQSSLRRLYDRFNALDRTGKGYLSRMDLQQIGALAVNPLGDRIIDSFFPDGSLRLDFPGFVRVLAHFRPVDEEDDGNRDPKEPEPLNSRMNKLRFAFQLYDLDRDGKISRHEMLQALRLMVGVQVTEEQLESIADRTVQEADEDGDGALSFLEFAKVFASVMRMGSWGRGDVKIIKKTSS; encoded by the exons ATGAAACCGCCTGTTGTTCGCGCCCGCCCTGCTGACCCCGGCACCCTGGGCCCGGCTTTCCATTCGCCCGGGTCGCTGGTGGGAGGCAAGGAACGCCGGGGTTCAGGAGCCTGGCTCCCCGCCAAGGCTGCGGCCTTCGTCCCCGGGGCCACAAGGCGGCCGCGCCTGGGCGGCGGGCGGGGAGGACAGCGGTCCGGCGGCAGCTCGGCCATGGGCTCCCGCAGCTCCCACGCCGCCAGGATCCCCGACGTGGACAGCCTCCGGCAGGAGACCGGCT TCTCGCAGTCCAGTCTGCGCCGCCTCTACGACCGATTCAACGCTCTGGATAGGACCGGCAAGGGCTACCTGAG CCGCATGGATCTGCAGCAGATCGGGGCGCTGGCCGTGAACCCCCTGGGCGACCGCATTATAGACAGCTTCTTCCCAGACGG GAGTCTGCGACTGGACTTTCCAGGCTTTGTCAGAGTCCTGGCTCATTTTCGACCTGTGGATGAAGAGGACGATGGAAACCGGGACCCCAAGGAACCCGAGCCCCTCAACAGCAGAATGAACAAACTTCGCT TTGCCTTTCAGCTCTACGACTTGGATCGAGATGGAAAGATCTCCAGGCATGAGATGCTGCAG GCACTCCGACTGATGGTTGGAGTACAGGTGACAGAAGAGCAGCTGGAGAGCATCGCCGACCGCACGGTGCAGGAAGCGGATGAAGATGgggatggagctctgtccttCCTGGAGTTTGCCAAG GTATTCGCCAGTGTGATGAGGATGGGTAGCTGGGGAAGAGGtgatgtaaaaataataaagaagacaTCTTCCTAG